A stretch of Acropora muricata isolate sample 2 chromosome 7, ASM3666990v1, whole genome shotgun sequence DNA encodes these proteins:
- the LOC136923121 gene encoding macrophage receptor MARCO-like → MSSQKQNLPSFSSFVSILSIVLCCAGFLRVELELGKQNSRIMTLETREESKQEGSDPGHILSPNYGHSIESQGNNNRKRRHIDAIENITESDKAFVKKALQICQSAICLPGPKGDPGPPGPGGQKGSRGRRGHIGKPGVMGPPGKNGKQGIVGQIGLKGEAGQKGKNGESGTQGMQGPKGERGLQGMPGLKGERGTAGPKGAKGEMGTQGIQGPKGSQGITGQKGQKGILGPKGSKGTKGERGLKGQGDILRGYGLYVTATSSCSGLLETRSRSSGIIFSNRNGEYSNGMNCSWALSSNTNIKLIFFRFQTEGTHDKVRVYNGISASSSLLGEFDGSSLPSVITSSNNALYIRFTTDGSVTTTGFAASYHVANSIRLVNSDSSNKLSGRVELYHEGSWGTICDDDWDINDAQVVCRQLGFPLASRAIGSASFGQGSGDILLDDVDCNGGEAFIENCISRGFKQHNCGHSEDASVECSSTIP, encoded by the exons ATGTCCTCTCAAAAGCAAAATTTGCCTTCGTTCTCGTCTTTTGTCTCTATTttatccattgttttgtgctgtgctgggtTTTTGCGAGTTGAGTTAGAATTAGGCAAGCAAAACTCGCGAATAATGACGCTTGAAACGAGAGAGGAATCAAAACAAGAGGGCAGCGATCCAGGACACATACTTTCTCCAAACTATGGTCATTCTATAG AGTCTCAAGGTAACAACAACAGGAAAAGGCGTCATATAGATGCGATCGAAAATATAACGGAAAGTGACAAGGCTTTCGTGAAAAAGGCACTTCAAATTTGCCAATCTGCAATTTGTTTGCCAGGGCCGAAGGGCGACCCCGGTCCACCTGGACCAGGTGGACAAAAAGGATCCCGGGGACGAAGAGGACATATTGGGAAGCCTGGTGTAATGGGTCCACCAGGAAAAAACGGCAAACAAGGCATTGTGGGTCAAATCGGATTGAAAGGAGAAGCTGGGCAAAAGGGAAAAAACGGAGAATCGGGAACACAAGGAATGCAGGGTCCGAAAGGTGAGCGAGGACTACAAGGAATGCCAGGACTAAAAGGCGAACGAGGAACGGCTGGCCCAAAGGGTGCAAAAGGCGAAATGGGAACACAAGGTATTCAGGGACCCAAAGGCTCGCAGGGAATAACAGGtcaaaaaggacaaaaaggcATATTGGGACCCAAAGGCAGCAAGGGAACTAAAGGCGAGCGAGGCCTAAAGGGACAAGGAGATATCCTCAGAGGATACG GACTGTATGTGACAGCAACGAGTTCGTGCTCAGGCCTATTAGAGACTCGATCACGGTCCAGTGGTATCatattttcaaacagaaatGGCGAATACTCCAACGGCATGAATTGCTCGTGGGCGTTATCCTCGAACACAAACATAAAATTGATATTTTTTAGATTTCAAACCGAAGGTACCCACGACAAGGTTCGCGTATATAATGGCATATCTGCTTCCTCGTCCCTTTTGGGTGAGTTCGATGGAAGTTCTCTGCCAAGTGTCATTACAAGTTCCAACAACGCGCTTTACATTCGATTTACAACAGACGGTTCCGTCACAACAACTGGATTTGCAGCCAGCTATCATG TTGCCAATTCCATCCGCCTTGTGAATTCTGATTCAAGCAATAAGTTATCCGGCAGAGTTGAACTCTACCACGAGGGTTCTTGGGGAACAATATGTGATGACGACTGGGACATCAACGATGCTCAAGTAGTATGCCGACAGCTCGGTTTTCCACTCGCTTCTCGAGCCATTGGAAGCGCCAGTTTTGGCCAGGGATCTGGGGATATCCTTTTAGATGACGTAGACTGCAATGGAGGAGAGGCATTTATCGAGAACTGCATTTCCAGAGGATTCAAACAACATAACTGTGGTCATAGTGAAGATGCCAGTGTAGAGTGTTCTTCCACGATACCTTAG